A genomic window from Silene latifolia isolate original U9 population chromosome Y, ASM4854445v1, whole genome shotgun sequence includes:
- the LOC141629683 gene encoding uncharacterized protein LOC141629683, which yields MKAAQDRQKSYADLRRSEIEFYVGDKLRDYISDLSHVMEIENIELHEQLTYEEVPKEILDIKVRKTRNGEVALVKILWSNHKVEEATWEKEASMREKYPHLFH from the exons ATGAAAGCTGCACAGGATCGTCAGAAAAGTTATGCAGATTTGAGAAGATCTGAGATTGAGTTCTATGTTGGTGATAAG CTGAGGGACTATATTAGTGATCTGTCACATGTGATGGAAATTGAAAACATTGAGTTACATGAGCAGTTGACGTATGAAGAAGTCCCAAAGGAGATACTTGACATTAAGGTTCGCAAAACCAGAAATGGTGAAGTGGCTTTGGTGAAAATCTTGTGGTCTAACCATAAAGtggaggaagctacttgggagaaAGAAGCCTCAATGCGCGAGAAATATCCTCATCTTTTTCACTAG